Proteins co-encoded in one Nicotiana sylvestris chromosome 7, ASM39365v2, whole genome shotgun sequence genomic window:
- the LOC104231122 gene encoding uncharacterized protein, whose protein sequence is MAINTRSGKVLQGESEQVVEVKVSEHEVEVEEPSVVEVEKLPEELKVQEENREKVKEKQLSVIIPFVEAFREMPGFAKYLKDLITKKRTTKNEVVNMTHRVSSIIATSTIQKKEDSGAFTIPCTIGAHDFARALCDNGDSINLMPHAIYNQAGLGMPRPTSMKLQMADRSIKRPVGIVDDVLVKVGKFHLPADFIILDCAVDKEIPIILGRPFLSTGRALMDLERN, encoded by the exons ATGGCAATTAATACTCGGAGTGGGAAGGTACTACAAGGAGAGAGTGAACAAGTAGTTGAAGTAAAAGTGTCCGAACATGAGGTTGAGGTTGAAGAGCCAAGTGTTGTTGAAGTTGAAAAGCTTCCGGAAGAATTGAAAGTGCAAGAAGAAAACCGGGAAAaggtaaaggaaaag CAATTATCAGTGATTAttccatttgtggaagcatttcGAGAGATGCCGGGTTTTgcaaaatatttgaaagacttgattaccaagaagagaaccaccaagaatgaagtggtgaatatgactcaccgggttagttccatcattgcaacatccaccattcaaaagaaagaagactCGGGAGCTTTCACTATTCCATGTACTATTGGGGCACATGATTTTGCAAGGGCACTTTGTGATAATGGGGATAGCATCAACTTAATGCCTCATGCCATTTACAATCAAGCAGGGTTAGGTATGCCAAGGCCCACAAGTATGAAATTGCAAATGGCCGATCGTTCCATCAAGAGACCTGTGGGAATTGTCGATGATGTTCTTGTTAAAGTGGGAAAGTTTCATTTACCCGCCGATTTCATAATCCTTGATTGTGCGgttgacaaagagatccctatcattttggggagaccatTCCTTTCCACAGGAAGAGCACTAATGGATTTGGAACGGAATTAG